A window of Primulina huaijiensis isolate GDHJ02 chromosome 9, ASM1229523v2, whole genome shotgun sequence contains these coding sequences:
- the LOC140984292 gene encoding probable protein phosphatase 2C 52 isoform X1, whose translation MGGCVSISSRSTCSSRSNGESVSSCLWMDMIRHKRRRTFSNHVTTLQHLSSVPNRIFANGRSHSSCIFTQQGRKGINQDAMIVWEGFVAEDVTFCGVFDGHGPHGHLVARKVRDSLPLKLSTFLNSFESKQKASSANCCKNVEFDVVDPAKDTSAEQKVESLWSQAFLKSYKAMDKELRSHPNLDCFCSGSTAVTIVKQGSNLFMGYIGDSRAILGSKDNNDRMMAIQLTVDLKPDLPSKFFNDILRGFLFSILFIWLFRVEKAKVLLLFCATGEAERIKRCKGRVFALQDEPEVPRVWLPFDDAPGLAMARAFGDFCLKEYGVISIPEFAHRILTDEDKFVVLASDGVWDVLSNEEVVEIVSSAPTRSLAARIVVESAAREWKSKYPTSKMDDCAVVCLFLDGKMDFESDYEEQSFSSATLQSNHSCIAVESDDGQNVEPYLQRNFTVRSAEDNNHYSRVPIDMEDGQNAGSEEQNWSGLEGVTRVNSLVQLPRFSEERPRP comes from the exons ATGGGGGGTTGTGTCTCGATTAGTAGTCGGAGTACTTGTAGTAGCAGGAGTAATGGGGAAAGTGTTTCTTCTTGTTTGTGGATGGACATGATTCGTCACAAGAGGAGAAGAACATTTTCTAATCACGTCACTACTCTGCAACATCTGTCCTCGGTTCCTAATCGGATATTTGCCAATGGAAGGAGCCACAGTTCTTGCATATTCACTCAACAGGGTCGTAAAGGGATAAACCAGGATGCCATGATAGTATGGGAA GGTTTTGTTGCAGAAGATGTGACCTTTTGTGGTGTATTTGATGGCCATGGTCCCCATGGGCATCTGGTTGCTCGGAAAGTGAGGGATTCACTGCCATTAAAACTTTCGACGTTTCTGAACTCTTTTGAATCAAAACAAAAAGCATCCAGTGCGAATTGCTGTAAAAATGTTGAGTTCGATGTGGTAGATCCTGCTAAGGATACCTCTGCGGAACAGAAAGTGGAATCGCTGTGGAGTCAAGCTTTCCTAAAGTCATACAAGGCCATGGACAAAGAATTGAGATCCCATCCTAATCTAGATTGCTTCTGCAGTGGTAGCACTGCTGTTACTATTGTAAAACAG GGCTCGAATCTTTTCATGGGTTATATTGGTGATTCAAGAGCAATTTTGGGATCCAAAGATAATAATGATAGGATGATGGCAATCCAGTTAACAGTTGATCTAAAGCCTGATTTGCCTAGTAAGTTTTTCAACGATATATTAAGaggttttcttttttctatcttGTTCATATGGCTGTTTAGAGTTGAGAAGGCTAAGGTATTGCTTCTCTTTTGTGCAACAGGGGAGGCAGAAAGGATTAAACGGTGTAAGGGTCGAGTATTTGCTTTACAGGACGAGCCTGAAGTGCCAAGAGTTTGGCTTCCATTTGATGATGCCCCTGGATTAGCAATGGCTCGTGCATTTGGGGATTTTTGCTTGAAAGAATATGGGGTTATCTCCATTCCCGAGTTTGCCCATAGAATTCTCACCGACGAAGATAAATTTGTTGTTCTTGCTTCTGATGGG GTTTGGGATGTCTTGAGTAATGAAGAAGTGGTTGAGATAGTCTCCTCCGCTCCAACAAGATCATTAGCTGCTAGGATCGTGGTCGAGTCTGCTGCTCGTGAATGGAAATCTAAATATCCCACATCAAAAATGGATGATTGTGCTGTCGTTTGCTTATTTCTAGATGGGAAAATGGACTTCGAGTCTGATTACGAAGAACAAAGTTTCTCGTCCGCAACCCTGCAGAGCAACCATTCTTGTATTGCTGTAGAATCAGACGATGGCCAGAATGTGGAGCCTTATCTTCAAAGGAACTTCACAGTCAGATCAGCGGAGGATAACAACCATTATAGCAGGGTACCGATTGATATGGAAGATGGACAAAATGCCGGAAGCGAGGAGCAGAATTGGTCGGGTTTGGAAGGTGTGACAAGAGTGAACTCTTTAGTTCAACTTCCAAGATTTTCTGAAGAAAGGCCGAGACCGTGA
- the LOC140984292 gene encoding probable protein phosphatase 2C 52 isoform X2 codes for MGGCVSISSRSTCSSRSNGESVSSCLWMDMIRHKRRRTFSNHVTTLQHLSSVPNRIFANGRSHSSCIFTQQGRKGINQDAMIVWEGFVAEDVTFCGVFDGHGPHGHLVARKVRDSLPLKLSTFLNSFESKQKASSANCCKNVEFDVVDPAKDTSAEQKVESLWSQAFLKSYKAMDKELRSHPNLDCFCSGSTAVTIVKQGSNLFMGYIGDSRAILGSKDNNDRMMAIQLTVDLKPDLPREAERIKRCKGRVFALQDEPEVPRVWLPFDDAPGLAMARAFGDFCLKEYGVISIPEFAHRILTDEDKFVVLASDGVWDVLSNEEVVEIVSSAPTRSLAARIVVESAAREWKSKYPTSKMDDCAVVCLFLDGKMDFESDYEEQSFSSATLQSNHSCIAVESDDGQNVEPYLQRNFTVRSAEDNNHYSRVPIDMEDGQNAGSEEQNWSGLEGVTRVNSLVQLPRFSEERPRP; via the exons ATGGGGGGTTGTGTCTCGATTAGTAGTCGGAGTACTTGTAGTAGCAGGAGTAATGGGGAAAGTGTTTCTTCTTGTTTGTGGATGGACATGATTCGTCACAAGAGGAGAAGAACATTTTCTAATCACGTCACTACTCTGCAACATCTGTCCTCGGTTCCTAATCGGATATTTGCCAATGGAAGGAGCCACAGTTCTTGCATATTCACTCAACAGGGTCGTAAAGGGATAAACCAGGATGCCATGATAGTATGGGAA GGTTTTGTTGCAGAAGATGTGACCTTTTGTGGTGTATTTGATGGCCATGGTCCCCATGGGCATCTGGTTGCTCGGAAAGTGAGGGATTCACTGCCATTAAAACTTTCGACGTTTCTGAACTCTTTTGAATCAAAACAAAAAGCATCCAGTGCGAATTGCTGTAAAAATGTTGAGTTCGATGTGGTAGATCCTGCTAAGGATACCTCTGCGGAACAGAAAGTGGAATCGCTGTGGAGTCAAGCTTTCCTAAAGTCATACAAGGCCATGGACAAAGAATTGAGATCCCATCCTAATCTAGATTGCTTCTGCAGTGGTAGCACTGCTGTTACTATTGTAAAACAG GGCTCGAATCTTTTCATGGGTTATATTGGTGATTCAAGAGCAATTTTGGGATCCAAAGATAATAATGATAGGATGATGGCAATCCAGTTAACAGTTGATCTAAAGCCTGATTTGCCTA GGGAGGCAGAAAGGATTAAACGGTGTAAGGGTCGAGTATTTGCTTTACAGGACGAGCCTGAAGTGCCAAGAGTTTGGCTTCCATTTGATGATGCCCCTGGATTAGCAATGGCTCGTGCATTTGGGGATTTTTGCTTGAAAGAATATGGGGTTATCTCCATTCCCGAGTTTGCCCATAGAATTCTCACCGACGAAGATAAATTTGTTGTTCTTGCTTCTGATGGG GTTTGGGATGTCTTGAGTAATGAAGAAGTGGTTGAGATAGTCTCCTCCGCTCCAACAAGATCATTAGCTGCTAGGATCGTGGTCGAGTCTGCTGCTCGTGAATGGAAATCTAAATATCCCACATCAAAAATGGATGATTGTGCTGTCGTTTGCTTATTTCTAGATGGGAAAATGGACTTCGAGTCTGATTACGAAGAACAAAGTTTCTCGTCCGCAACCCTGCAGAGCAACCATTCTTGTATTGCTGTAGAATCAGACGATGGCCAGAATGTGGAGCCTTATCTTCAAAGGAACTTCACAGTCAGATCAGCGGAGGATAACAACCATTATAGCAGGGTACCGATTGATATGGAAGATGGACAAAATGCCGGAAGCGAGGAGCAGAATTGGTCGGGTTTGGAAGGTGTGACAAGAGTGAACTCTTTAGTTCAACTTCCAAGATTTTCTGAAGAAAGGCCGAGACCGTGA